The Actinomycetota bacterium genomic interval GTGGCGTCCACCAGGTCGTTGGGGTAGCCCAGCACCCTCGCCAAAACGTTGGTGCCGCCTCCCGGCAGCACCCCGAGGCACACATCGGACCCCGCGCCGGAGGCCATGAGCCCGTTGACCGCCTCGTTGACCGTGCCGTCGCCCCCGAGCGTGATCACGGCCTCGGCCCCCGAGCGGACCGCTTCGCGCGCGATGTCGGCGGCGTGGCCGCGGCGCTCAGTGGACACGCGTTCGAGCTTGAACGTCGCCTCCAGCGCCCGCTCGACGACCCGTCGCCGGGCTTCGGTCACCTTGTGGGCGACGGGGTTTTCGATCAGGACGGCCCTCACCGGGCCACCCTAAGCCAAGCGGCGGGGCGTCAGCCCGTCCGGCGGCTC includes:
- a CDS encoding acylglycerol kinase family protein: MRAVLIENPVAHKVTEARRRVVERALEATFKLERVSTERRGHAADIAREAVRSGAEAVITLGGDGTVNEAVNGLMASGAGSDVCLGVLPGGGTNVLARVLGYPNDLVDAT